The Vidua chalybeata isolate OUT-0048 chromosome 17, bVidCha1 merged haplotype, whole genome shotgun sequence genome has a segment encoding these proteins:
- the BIRC7 gene encoding baculoviral IAP repeat-containing protein 7, producing the protein MEAFWGLVSMFQSTAMGDAAPAEQPEPRAARRRLFDASMRSVARRLRTFQQWPRTAPVSARDLVEAGFFYLGPGDEVQCFCCGGVLKDWRPGDCPIIEHLRFFPSCKYLSGEDVGNQEMLSLQEIFDTVDGQFLSVLQGMVSEETALPNEPEYPEMVTEEMRLSTFENWPQNSSMHPEQLARAGFFYTGRGDVVRCFYCDGGVRSWSFGDDPWREHAKWYPECEFVLHSRGREFVNSIQATFSNTLLAPRRSWDQTEQDSSPSQDPLRDWKLLAHPSDDQSFIVQNVLQMGFDPTWVANLVENKFMLTGTFYLSESELISDLLQSGWGASSSAGGRRGAVQRETGTSRQEMRSVQQKESDESQLSTEEQLRRLREERMCKVCMDRDVSVVFVPCGHLVACEECALNLRLCPICRAVIQGSVRAFMS; encoded by the exons ATGGAGGCTTTCTGGGGTTTAGTTAGCATGTTTCAG AGCACGGCCATGGGGGatgcagcaccagcagagcagcctgagcccagggctgctcGCCGCCGGCTCTTCGATGCCAGCATGAGGAGCGTGGCCAGGAGGCTGAGGACTTTCCAGCAGTGGCCCCGCACCGCCCCTGTGTCTGCCCGGGACCTGGTGGAGGCTGGATTTTTCTACCTGGGCCCCGGGGATGAAGTGCAGTGTTTCTGCTGTGGTGGTGTCCTGAAGGACTGGAGACCTGGTGATTGCCCCATAATAGAGCACCTGCGCTTCTTCCCTTCCTGTAAATACCTCAGTGGTGAGGATGTTGGGAACCAGGAgatgctgtccctgcaggagatCTTTGACACTGTGGATGGGCAGTTCCTGAGTGTCTTGCAGGGGATGGTCAGTGAGGAGACAGCCCTGCCCAATGAGCCGGAGTACCCTGAGATGGTGACAGAGGAGATGAGACTGTCTACATTTGAGAACTGGCCACAAAATTCCAGCATGCATCCAGAGCAACTGGCTAGAGCAGGGTTCTTTTACACAG GACGAGGAGATGTAGTGAGGTGTTTTTACTGTGATGGAGGCGTGAGGAGCTGGTCCTTTGGAGATGATCCTTGGAGGGAACATGCCAAATGGTACCCAGA GTGTGAATTTGTACTTCACTCAAGGGGGAGAGAATTTGTTAACAGCATTCAGGCGACCTTTTCTAACACCCTGCTGGCTCCA AGACGTTCCTGGGATCAGACTGAGCAAGactcctctccctcccagg ATCCTCTGAGGGACTGGAAATTGCTGGCTCATCCTTCTGATGATCAGAGTTTCATAGTGCAGAATGTCCTGCAGATGGGCTTTGACCCCACCTGGGTGGCAAACCTGGTAGAGAATAAATTTATGCTGACTGGGACTTTCTACCTGTCTGAGTCTGAGCTGATTTCAGACCTGCTGCAGTCAGGCTGGGGggccagcagcagtgcaggaggaaggagag GTGCTGTTCAGAGAGAGACTGGAACATCAAGACAAGAAATGCGATCTGTGCAGCAGAAGGAATCag ATGAgtctcagctgagcacagaagAGCAGCTGCGGCGCCTGCGAGAGGAGAGGATGTGCAAAGTGTGCATGGACAGAGATGTGTCTGTTGTGTTTGTTCCCTGTGGCCACCTGGTAGCTTGTGAAGAATGTGCCCTCAATTTGAGGCTGTGTCCCATCTGCAGAGCTGTCATCCAGGGCAGTGTGAGAGCCTTCATGTCCTGA
- the YTHDF1 gene encoding YTH domain-containing family protein 1 isoform X1, giving the protein MSATSVDPQRPKGQDNKVQNGSLHQKDTVHDNDFEPYLSGQSNQNSSYPSMTDPYLSSYYPPSIGFPYSLSEAPWSTGGDPPIPYLTTYGQLSNGDHHFMHDAVFGQPGGLGNNIYQHRFNFFPENPAFSAWGTSGSQGQQTQSSAYGSSYSYPPSSLGGTIVDGQTGFHNDTLNKAPGMNSIEQGMVGLKIGGDVTTSAVKTVGSVVNSAGMTGALSGNGGSNVNLPVSKPTSWAAIASKPAKPQPKMKTKTGPVIGGALPPPPIKHNMDIGTWDNKGPVTKVPAPQQIPSPQSVPQPQQPIVQPVPAQPPPLTQPQYQTPQQPPQNRWVAPRNRNAAFGQSGGTGNDTNSAGSTQPNPVPSGESHPVLEKLKAAHSYNPKDFEWNLKNGRVFIIKSYSEDDIHRSIKYSIWCSTEHGNKRLDSAFRSMNSKGPVYLLFSVNGSGHFCGVAEMKSPVDYGTSAGVWSQDKWKGKFDVKWIFVKDVPNNQLRHIRLENNDNKPVTNSRDTQEVPLEKAKQVLKIIATYKHTTSIFDDFSHYEKRQEEEEVVRKVNLLKNLFYTQIWGK; this is encoded by the exons ATGTCTGCCACAAGCGTTGACCCTCAG AGACCGAAAGGACAGGATAATAAAG TACAAAATGGTTCGTTACATCAGAAGGACACAGTTCACGACAACGATTTTGAACCTTACCTTTCCGGGCAGTCAAATCAG AACAGTAGCTATCCATCAATGACTGATCCTTATCTGTCCAGTTATTATCCACCATCTATTGGGTTCCCCTATTCTCTCAGTGAAGCACCATGGTCTACAGGAGGAGATCCTCCTATCCCTTATCTCACCACCTATGGACAGCTCAGTAATGGGGATCATCATTTTATGCACGATGCCGTTTTTGGACAGCCTGGGGGTCTGGGAAATAATATCTATCAACACCGGTTTAActttttccctgaaaatccTGCCTTCTCAGCTTGGGGAACAAGCGGATCCCAAGGACAGCAGACACAAAGCTCAGCATATGGGAGCAGTTACAGCTACCCACCCAGTTCTCTGGGGGGTACCATTGTGGATGGACAAACAGGATTTCATAATGATACGTTAAATAAAGCTCCTGGAATGAACAGTATTGAACAGGGAATGGTTGGACTTAAGATTGGTGGAGATGTCACGACTTCTGCAGTGAAAACAGTAGGTTCTGTTGTTAACAGTGCTGGGATGACAGGCGCCCTCTCTGGGAATGGTGGATCTAATGTAAACTTGCCAGTATCTAAACCAACCTCTTGGGCTGCTATTGCCAGCAAGCCTGCAAAACCACAGcctaaaatgaaaacaaaaactggACCTGTAATCGGAGGAGCGTTGCCTCCTCCCCCTATAAAGCATAATATGGACATAGGTACTTGGGACAATAAGGGTCCTGTGACAAAAGTTCCTGCCCCCCAACAGATACCTTCTCCTCAGTCTGTTCCACAGCCACAGCAACCAATTGTTCAGCCTGttccagctcagcctcctcCATTGACTCAGCCACAGTATCAGACCCCTCAGCAGCCACCCCAGAACCGCTGGGTAGCTCCTCGCaacagaaatgcagcttttggCCAAAGTGGAGGAACTGGGAACGACACCAACTCAGCTGGCAGCACCCAGCCCAACCCCGTTCCGAGTGGTGAGTCCCATCCTGTCCTTGAAAAACTGAAAGCTGCTCACAGCTATAACCCTAAAGATTTCGAATGGAACCTTAAAAATGGACGTGTGTTCATAATAAAGAGCTATTCCGAGGATGATATTCATCGTTCCATTAAGTATTCTATTTGGTGTAGTACGGAACACGGCAACAAACGCCTGGACAGCGCTTTTCGCTCCATGAACAGCAAGGGCCCGGTGTACTTGCTGTTCAGTGTCAATGGCAGTGGACACTTCTGTGGAGTAGCAGAGATGAAATCACCTGTGGACTATGGCACCAGTGCAGGTGTCTGGTCTCAGGACAAATGGAAGGGGAAATTTGATGTCAAGTGGATCTTTGTGAAGGATGTGCCCAACAACCAACTGAGACACATCAGGCTGGAGAACAATGACAACAAACCCGTTACAAACTCCCGTGATACACAGGAGGTGCccttagaaaaagcaaaacaagtgcTTAAAATTATTGCTACTTACAAGCACACGACCTCCATCTTTGATGACTTTTCTCATTATGAAAAGCgccaggaagaggaggaggtggtgcGGAAGGtaaacttattaaaaaatttattttatacacagatatggggaaaatga
- the YTHDF1 gene encoding YTH domain-containing family protein 1 isoform X2 produces the protein MSATSVDPQRPKGQDNKVQNGSLHQKDTVHDNDFEPYLSGQSNQNSSYPSMTDPYLSSYYPPSIGFPYSLSEAPWSTGGDPPIPYLTTYGQLSNGDHHFMHDAVFGQPGGLGNNIYQHRFNFFPENPAFSAWGTSGSQGQQTQSSAYGSSYSYPPSSLGGTIVDGQTGFHNDTLNKAPGMNSIEQGMVGLKIGGDVTTSAVKTVGSVVNSAGMTGALSGNGGSNVNLPVSKPTSWAAIASKPAKPQPKMKTKTGPVIGGALPPPPIKHNMDIGTWDNKGPVTKVPAPQQIPSPQSVPQPQQPIVQPVPAQPPPLTQPQYQTPQQPPQNRWVAPRNRNAAFGQSGGTGNDTNSAGSTQPNPVPSGESHPVLEKLKAAHSYNPKDFEWNLKNGRVFIIKSYSEDDIHRSIKYSIWCSTEHGNKRLDSAFRSMNSKGPVYLLFSVNGSGHFCGVAEMKSPVDYGTSAGVWSQDKWKGKFDVKWIFVKDVPNNQLRHIRLENNDNKPVTNSRDTQEVPLEKAKQVLKIIATYKHTTSIFDDFSHYEKRQEEEEVVRKERQNRNKQ, from the exons ATGTCTGCCACAAGCGTTGACCCTCAG AGACCGAAAGGACAGGATAATAAAG TACAAAATGGTTCGTTACATCAGAAGGACACAGTTCACGACAACGATTTTGAACCTTACCTTTCCGGGCAGTCAAATCAG AACAGTAGCTATCCATCAATGACTGATCCTTATCTGTCCAGTTATTATCCACCATCTATTGGGTTCCCCTATTCTCTCAGTGAAGCACCATGGTCTACAGGAGGAGATCCTCCTATCCCTTATCTCACCACCTATGGACAGCTCAGTAATGGGGATCATCATTTTATGCACGATGCCGTTTTTGGACAGCCTGGGGGTCTGGGAAATAATATCTATCAACACCGGTTTAActttttccctgaaaatccTGCCTTCTCAGCTTGGGGAACAAGCGGATCCCAAGGACAGCAGACACAAAGCTCAGCATATGGGAGCAGTTACAGCTACCCACCCAGTTCTCTGGGGGGTACCATTGTGGATGGACAAACAGGATTTCATAATGATACGTTAAATAAAGCTCCTGGAATGAACAGTATTGAACAGGGAATGGTTGGACTTAAGATTGGTGGAGATGTCACGACTTCTGCAGTGAAAACAGTAGGTTCTGTTGTTAACAGTGCTGGGATGACAGGCGCCCTCTCTGGGAATGGTGGATCTAATGTAAACTTGCCAGTATCTAAACCAACCTCTTGGGCTGCTATTGCCAGCAAGCCTGCAAAACCACAGcctaaaatgaaaacaaaaactggACCTGTAATCGGAGGAGCGTTGCCTCCTCCCCCTATAAAGCATAATATGGACATAGGTACTTGGGACAATAAGGGTCCTGTGACAAAAGTTCCTGCCCCCCAACAGATACCTTCTCCTCAGTCTGTTCCACAGCCACAGCAACCAATTGTTCAGCCTGttccagctcagcctcctcCATTGACTCAGCCACAGTATCAGACCCCTCAGCAGCCACCCCAGAACCGCTGGGTAGCTCCTCGCaacagaaatgcagcttttggCCAAAGTGGAGGAACTGGGAACGACACCAACTCAGCTGGCAGCACCCAGCCCAACCCCGTTCCGAGTGGTGAGTCCCATCCTGTCCTTGAAAAACTGAAAGCTGCTCACAGCTATAACCCTAAAGATTTCGAATGGAACCTTAAAAATGGACGTGTGTTCATAATAAAGAGCTATTCCGAGGATGATATTCATCGTTCCATTAAGTATTCTATTTGGTGTAGTACGGAACACGGCAACAAACGCCTGGACAGCGCTTTTCGCTCCATGAACAGCAAGGGCCCGGTGTACTTGCTGTTCAGTGTCAATGGCAGTGGACACTTCTGTGGAGTAGCAGAGATGAAATCACCTGTGGACTATGGCACCAGTGCAGGTGTCTGGTCTCAGGACAAATGGAAGGGGAAATTTGATGTCAAGTGGATCTTTGTGAAGGATGTGCCCAACAACCAACTGAGACACATCAGGCTGGAGAACAATGACAACAAACCCGTTACAAACTCCCGTGATACACAGGAGGTGCccttagaaaaagcaaaacaagtgcTTAAAATTATTGCTACTTACAAGCACACGACCTCCATCTTTGATGACTTTTCTCATTATGAAAAGCgccaggaagaggaggaggtggtgcGGAAG gaACGTCAGAATCGAAACAAACAATAA